In Actinoplanes sp. NBC_00393, a single genomic region encodes these proteins:
- a CDS encoding methyl-accepting chemotaxis protein yields the protein MAESTGTRRPRGSLAFRDMPIAWKLRGLAGVVCALLVVLGAVGIYQLSQTQDRLEHLYNSNLHDVRLLGEIATDYKDVRFQMRGVALAGGGTGTDAAIDALDTSIANLDQVWASFSTSAQGDPDAEAFDAAWATYKQLVTEKLKPLTAANKLAEFNRVVSAEVNPVSDTINTAVDNLIAKDDTAAKGSIDESAEAYSTARLMMICLIVAALVLTFTVVQLITRAVARPLNETVTVLTALANGRLDQRVTVAGQDEVGRMGTALNSALDRLSDTVSTVVESANQLNSASMQISGASQSLSQAATEQAASVEETTSSIEQMTAGISQNSDNATATEGIATTTAAEAQEGGEAVQRTVAAMKEITSKIGIIDDIAFQTNMLALNATIEAARAGEHGKGFAVVASEVGKLAERSQIAAQEISELAAGSVQTAERAGDLLSSMIPNIIRTSDLVQEIAAASGEQSTGVRQINIAMSQIGKVTEQTASSSEELAATAEEMSAQTAQLTALMDFFHTGTSTRSIPRPAPAASGNWSNNAYRAGWDRGGSFNENPAPAMSGAGMPPADLEAKFDRF from the coding sequence ATGGCCGAGTCGACGGGGACGCGCCGTCCACGCGGAAGCCTGGCGTTCCGGGACATGCCGATCGCGTGGAAACTGCGCGGGCTCGCCGGCGTGGTCTGCGCGCTGCTGGTGGTGCTCGGCGCGGTCGGCATCTACCAGCTGAGCCAGACCCAGGACCGCCTGGAACACCTCTACAACAGCAACCTGCACGACGTACGGCTGCTCGGTGAGATCGCCACCGACTACAAGGACGTCCGGTTCCAGATGCGCGGCGTCGCCCTGGCCGGCGGAGGCACCGGCACCGATGCGGCCATCGACGCGCTGGACACCTCGATCGCCAACCTGGACCAGGTCTGGGCCTCGTTCTCCACGTCGGCGCAGGGTGATCCGGACGCCGAGGCGTTCGACGCCGCCTGGGCCACCTACAAGCAACTGGTCACCGAGAAGCTCAAACCGCTGACGGCGGCGAACAAGCTCGCCGAGTTCAACCGCGTGGTGAGCGCGGAGGTGAACCCGGTGTCCGACACCATCAACACGGCGGTCGACAACCTGATCGCCAAGGACGACACCGCCGCGAAGGGTTCGATCGACGAGTCGGCGGAGGCCTACTCCACGGCGCGGCTCATGATGATCTGCCTGATCGTCGCAGCGCTGGTGCTCACCTTCACCGTGGTCCAGCTGATCACCCGCGCGGTGGCCCGGCCGCTGAACGAGACGGTCACGGTACTCACCGCGCTGGCCAACGGCCGCCTGGATCAGCGGGTCACCGTCGCCGGCCAGGACGAGGTCGGGCGGATGGGCACGGCGCTCAACAGCGCCCTGGACCGGCTCAGCGACACGGTCAGCACGGTCGTCGAGTCGGCCAACCAGCTCAACAGCGCGTCGATGCAGATCAGCGGAGCCTCGCAAAGCCTGTCGCAGGCCGCCACCGAGCAGGCCGCCAGTGTCGAGGAGACCACCTCGAGCATCGAGCAGATGACCGCGGGGATCAGCCAGAACAGCGACAACGCGACCGCCACCGAGGGCATCGCCACCACCACGGCGGCCGAGGCGCAGGAGGGCGGCGAGGCGGTGCAGCGGACCGTCGCGGCGATGAAGGAGATCACCAGCAAGATCGGGATCATCGACGACATCGCCTTCCAGACCAACATGCTGGCGCTCAACGCGACGATCGAGGCGGCCCGGGCGGGCGAGCACGGCAAGGGCTTCGCCGTGGTGGCCAGCGAGGTCGGCAAGCTCGCCGAGCGCAGCCAGATCGCGGCTCAGGAGATCAGCGAGCTCGCGGCCGGCAGCGTCCAGACCGCCGAGCGCGCCGGCGACCTGCTGTCCAGCATGATTCCCAACATCATCCGTACGTCCGATCTGGTGCAGGAGATCGCCGCGGCGAGCGGGGAACAGTCCACCGGCGTGCGGCAGATCAACATCGCGATGTCGCAGATCGGCAAGGTCACCGAACAGACCGCGTCGTCCAGTGAGGAGCTCGCCGCGACAGCCGAGGAGATGTCGGCGCAGACGGCGCAGCTCACCGCTTTGATGGACTTCTTCCACACCGGAACGTCCACTCGCTCCATTCCCCGTCCGGCGCCGGCCGCGTCCGGCAACTGGTCGAACAACGCGTACCGGGCCGGTTGGGATCGTGGGGGTTCGTTCAACGAGAATCCGGCGCCCGCGATGAGCGGCGCCGGCATGCCACCGGCCGACCTCGAAGCGAAGTTCGACCGGTTCTGA
- a CDS encoding methyl-accepting chemotaxis protein: MSARLDDLSVKVKILVAVGLAALVAAFVGLTGYFGMASTSDSANLIYESNVASIRAVAQLKSAAVQARVDTANQALSTDETRVREFTEAFTADVEAFETAMTAYRGTLPAGDPAVIDHLQSVWDSWVTVANEKLIPAGLKNDLDGWAAARDADSLPLLKQIYDDLATLDQAETADAASNAASAQSTYQFSRNLSFIVLFAGLAVAMTIGYFVAARIVRSLTAVKAVCDALAAGDLTRATGLTSRDETGRMGQSLDTAMASLRDTVITIEGSASTLASATEEMTGTAAQIAVSAEEASRQSQDVSSAAEEISRSVDTVSAGSEEMGASIREISQNASEAAQVAAEAVGLAAATSSTMNKLGDSSAEIGNVIKVITSIAEQTNLLALNATIEAARAGDAGKGFAVVASEVKDLAQETARATEDISRRVEAIQADTEGAVDAIEKITAVIARISDFQTTIASAVEEQTATTAEMNRSVSEAATGTGDISRSITGVAQAAQNTSQGVSETQHAISDLARMSTDLSGLVSRFRV, translated from the coding sequence ATGAGTGCTCGCCTCGACGACCTCAGTGTCAAGGTGAAGATCCTCGTCGCGGTCGGGCTGGCCGCCCTGGTCGCTGCTTTCGTCGGCCTCACCGGCTATTTCGGGATGGCCAGCACGAGCGACTCCGCCAACCTGATCTACGAGAGCAACGTCGCCAGCATCCGTGCCGTCGCTCAGCTCAAGTCCGCAGCGGTACAGGCCCGGGTCGACACCGCCAACCAGGCGCTGTCGACGGACGAGACGCGGGTCCGGGAGTTCACCGAGGCGTTCACTGCCGACGTCGAGGCTTTCGAGACCGCGATGACTGCCTACCGCGGCACCCTGCCGGCCGGCGATCCGGCGGTCATCGACCACCTCCAGTCGGTCTGGGACAGCTGGGTGACGGTGGCGAACGAGAAGCTGATCCCGGCCGGTCTCAAGAACGACCTGGACGGCTGGGCGGCTGCACGGGACGCCGACTCGTTGCCGCTGCTGAAGCAGATCTACGACGATCTCGCCACCCTCGATCAGGCGGAGACCGCGGACGCCGCCAGCAACGCCGCGTCCGCGCAGTCCACGTACCAGTTCAGCCGTAACCTCTCCTTCATCGTGCTGTTCGCCGGTCTCGCGGTGGCCATGACCATCGGGTACTTCGTGGCCGCTCGCATCGTCCGCTCACTGACCGCCGTGAAAGCCGTGTGCGACGCGCTGGCCGCCGGTGACCTGACCCGCGCCACCGGGCTGACCTCGCGCGACGAGACCGGCCGGATGGGCCAGTCCCTGGACACCGCGATGGCCTCGCTGCGCGACACCGTGATCACCATCGAGGGTTCGGCATCCACGCTGGCCAGCGCCACCGAGGAGATGACCGGCACCGCCGCGCAGATCGCCGTCTCGGCCGAGGAGGCGTCCCGGCAGTCCCAGGACGTGTCCAGCGCGGCCGAGGAGATCTCCCGCAGCGTCGACACCGTGTCGGCCGGCAGCGAGGAGATGGGCGCCTCGATCCGCGAGATCTCGCAGAACGCCAGCGAGGCCGCCCAGGTCGCCGCCGAGGCCGTCGGCCTGGCCGCCGCCACCTCCTCGACCATGAACAAGCTCGGCGACTCCTCGGCCGAGATCGGCAACGTGATCAAGGTGATCACCTCGATCGCCGAGCAGACCAACCTGCTGGCCCTGAACGCGACGATCGAGGCGGCCCGGGCCGGGGACGCCGGCAAGGGCTTCGCGGTGGTCGCCTCCGAGGTGAAGGACCTCGCTCAGGAGACCGCCCGCGCCACCGAGGACATCTCCCGCCGCGTCGAGGCGATCCAGGCCGACACCGAGGGCGCGGTCGACGCGATCGAGAAGATCACCGCGGTGATCGCCCGGATCAGCGACTTCCAGACCACGATCGCTTCGGCGGTCGAGGAGCAGACGGCCACGACCGCCGAGATGAACCGCAGTGTCTCGGAGGCCGCGACCGGCACCGGCGACATCTCCCGCAGCATCACCGGGGTGGCCCAGGCCGCGCAGAACACCAGCCAGGGCGTCTCCGAGACGCAGCACGCGATCAGCGACCTGGCCCGGATGTCGACCGACCTGAGCGGCCTGGTCTCGCGCTTCCGGGTGTGA